The sequence GGGACTGATAGGCCAGAGATGAGAATAGATAACGGTCACAGAACACCCAGTGACCCGCTTCCAGTCTCTCTCTTATTATCTTCTGGTGTTCTCTGCGGTCGGCGGCAAAAAGCTGTGCCAGTGTGAGAGGATCGGCACTCTCTCTTTTCTCAAGAACATCCCTGCAGGCTCTTCCGATAAAACCATCGGAGGGTTCAAAGGTTCTATAGCAGGAAATACTATTTTCCAGGCAGTAAGTTTCAAGTCTGTTCAGCTGAGTTGTCGTACCTGAACCGTCCAGGCCCTCCAGTACAACAAATTTATCCCATATTCCCATTACATATCCTTGCGTATTCAGATGTTTCAGATAGAATAATACATGACCGGTTACATTGCTACCCACTTCCCTGTATTTGTTTATCTTACTGTATTGTAAGGAATTACGCAATATTTAAATCTGCGTAATTCCAACATTTCTTTCAATATCCACCCGTTTCAAAGGCCCATTGCTATCAGATCTGCAACTACCCTTTCAATTAATACCCTGTCAGCAAAACATTTCCAGATTTACAATCCAAATTAAGGTAATTACTTTCAATTGCTATCAGATCTGTAACTACACCACAAACTAGTCCCTGTCAGCAAGTCCTTTATATAATCTTATATGAATTCGAGGTTATATTTTTGAATTGCTGACAGGGCGTGGTCTGAAGTTGTTTAAGCAACTTATTTTTTGCAATAAAAAGTGATGATCCATGGCGCAGCAAATCCTTTCTCCAAGAGCCATTTTGAAGGACTTGATTTTGGAGTGATAAAATCAATAAATATTTTTAGGAGAGGGACATTCAGGGGTATCCGGCACCATAAGTTTTCATAATTCTAGTAAAGTCCAATCTTGTGTGTTTAAAGAATCATTGATCATCAAGTAAATCTTCATCAGAGATAAATCCAGAAATCTCTTTTCCACCAAAAGAGAATAATACTGCTCCCTCTAATTTACTCACTAAAGTTATAAAGAAGCAGTATAAAAAAGTTATATAGATGTAAAACTGTATGAATTGTAACTTTGATAGGTGTATTTACATTTTTGTTGATATTGAGTGTTGGAGAACCTGAACAGCTTGTATTCTGAGTGCTAAAGATCAATTCTTGTGGTTGTGATAATATGAGAACTTGATTACATTTCAAAATAATTTTGAACCAGTATAAAAGAGGATTGAATGAGCAACTGTGTCACACTAAAATCAATAAGTGAGCTGCTTGGAGAGAGTTTCTATGTCCCTGAATATCAGCGTGGTTATCGATGGACTGAGTCTCAGATAAGCGATTTATTGGATGATATTCATTCATTTGCTGTAAAAGATAAAAAATCAAAAAAGGAATTTTACTGCCTGCAACCCATCATTGTGAAGTCGCATCTGACTGAAGAAGATCAAACTGTATATGAAATTATTGACGGCCAACAAAGGCTTACCACTATTCATATTTTGCTATCCTATTTGATAAAAAAACATCTGCATAACGAGCCTTTGGAAGAGGCATATGAAAAAACTCTTTATACGATTAGTTATAAAACTAGACCTGATAGTGCAGCATTTCTTAAAGACATAGATTCTGATGCAGAAGAAGACTTTATTGATTATTATTATTTTAAAAATTGCTATAAATATATAGAAACCTGGTTTGATGAACCTGGAAGGAAAAGAGACGCGAGGGAAGCCGTTATCCAGACATTGGTCAACAGTGAGGAGAATCAAAAGTCTTTTGGGGTTGTCAAAGTAATCTGGTATGAGTTGAATGATAATACGACAAATCCTATTGAAACCTTCATTCGGGTTAATTTGGGAAAAATATCGTTAACCAATGCAGAATTGATAAAAGCCCTTTTCCTGCAGGAAAGAAATTTCGGAGAAGGGGATCTGGCCCGGCTTAAGCAGCTTGAAATTGCCAATAAATGGGATCGTATTGAGAATGAACTGCAGGATGAGAATTTTTGGTGGTTTCTGAATAAGTCGGAAAATAAAAAACCATCGCATATCGAATATCTATTTGATATGATTTGCGATGAAGATGACTCCATACCGGAAAGAGTCATAGGCAACGACGAGCACAGAACATTCCGTTATTATGCGCATAGATTTGGAAAGGACCCGGATCATAGCCGTATCAAGGCGTTGTGGAAAGAGATCGAAGAGCGTTATGACGCATTAAAAGAGTGGTATACGACTCCTGAATGGTATCATTATATTGGTTTTCTGATTTATTGCGGTAAATCCGTTAGTTCTATAATGGAATGTTTAAATGATAAGACCATTCAAACAAAGCAGGACGTTACATTAAAACTTATTCAGAAAATCAGTGAAGAGTTTATCCGAGTCAAATGGACTGGAAAGGATAAAGAGCCTCATTTAGATTTATCCTTTGAATCCGGAAGCGATATACTCAGAAAATTCTATTTGCTTTTTAATTTGGAATATTTAAATCAGCAATGTCTGAATGGCAATCTTATTTCCTATTTTCCTTTCAAAGCCTTTAAAATCGGGAAACATAAGGGGGGAGTTAGCTGGGATATCGAACACATAAGTTCTTTAACGGAAAACAATCTTGAAAAAAGGAATGATCAGACCGAGTGGTTAAATACTGTATTGATGGATTTAATTTGCCCTGATAATGAGATACTGGATGAAATCGAAGATTTCAAAAATGATGAGAACAGTAGAAAATTCAATTATCTATATACAAAAATAGTTAATTTCTCAGAAGAAAATAAAATCGATGAAGAACTGAAGAATAGCATAGGGAATTTGACATTACTGGATGCTGGCACAAATAGAGGGTACGGTAATGCATTATTCACTTCAAAAAGAAGGATCATTATAGAAAAAGACAAGGATGGTGAATTAATTCCTCTTTGTACCAAAAATGTATTCTTAAAGTATTTTGATGGAAATGTTCAACCGAAGTGGATTAGTGAAGACATAAAGGCATATAGAAAAATATTGGAAAATACAATGGTTAAATTCATCCCAGTAGGCGAATCAATATGAGCAGCACCAACAAATATTCTTTATTAGACCTTCTTGACGGAACCATCGCAATTGAAAGCGAAGGAAGCCTTGTATTTCATGACATGAACGGTATTGAAATCCCGATAATTCAGAGAGATTATGCCCAGGGAAGGGACAGCGCCCGATATATCCGGAAGCGGTTTTTGAATGCCATCTTCGAAGCTCTCGAAAACCGGACAATTCTAGAACTAGATTTTGTATATGGATCCATCAAGGAGGTAGAAGATAATTCAAAAATACTCAAAACCTTTATTCCTTTGGATGGACAGCAGCGGCTGACGACACTGTACCTTCTGTACTGGTTTATAGCAAATAAGGAACTCTCTGGTGATCGGCTTCAGCAGGAACGTTCAAAGCTTAGAAAATTTTCCTACTCAACTCGCTCAACGGCACGTTCATTTTGTGAAAAACTGTCTGAAATCGGCTACTCCGGAAGCGTGAAGACTTCTATAACCTCCAGCTACTGGTTTCACAAAACATATGAAAATGATCCTACAGTAATGGGAATGATAGCTACTCTCCACGATATTCAGAATAGATATATATCGGAACAGCCTCTTTATGAAAACCTTCCGCAACTCTGTTTTTATATAATGCCCCTCGAAGGATTTGATTTAACGGATGAGCTTTATATTAAAATGAATGCTAGAGGAAAATCCTTAACAGATTTTGAAAATTTTAAAGCAGATATCCTTAGCTGGATGAAATCCGAAAAAAATCCGGAGAAAAAAGATTACGAAAGACAGGTCATGATGAGCGGAAAACTTGTCCCTAGATTCTTGGCTTTTGCATCAAAAATGGACAACAGCTGGACAGATATTTTCTGGGAAAAAGCAAAAAGTAACTCAAATGAAAAAGACAGGATCGTAGATCCCTATTTTTTCAGATTTATTAAACGGTTTTTACTCAATGATTTTATCATAACGTCTACAGAATCTAATGCGAGTATTGAAGACTCGTCTGAATTTAGGCTCCTGTACTCAACCGGCCATGAAGAGAAAACCAAGTATCTGACATTTGAAGATTATAAAGGTTTTATTGTAGAGAAAAGAATTGCAAATCTCGAAAGGATTTTCGATCTATTATCAAAAAACCAGGCCTCTATAAAAGAAATCATTCTCCCTCCCTGGGATAGGGAGGATATATGGTTTTTGTATGATGACCTGATTTCTCAACCCCAGAGACTTCTGTTTTTCGCTGTAACCCGGTATCTGGAAAACTGTACGGATTTCGATAAGGATAAGTTTTCCAACTGGATCAGAGTAGTTTGGAATATTATTGCAGATCCGGATATAAGAAGCATTTCTTCCATGATAACTGCGATGAAAACCATTGATAGGATTTCAGCTGGTTCAAACAGTATACATGCATTCTTTGAAGAGGGGAAATTTGACCGATATATTAGTGATCTGACAAATATTCATAAAGATCAATTACAGGAAGAAAAGTTAAAAATAGATTTATTCAGGACTGACGGTTGGAAGGATAGGATTCTGGAAGCGGAAAGTCATCATCTGTTTCAGGGTAATATAGGCTTTTTGCTTCAGGACATTAATGCTCCTGAAGCTTTTGCCAAAAAACTTGAACAGGCTCAAATTCTGTATTCACAAAACGACGCTAATACAGACTTCTTGTCAAATCATGAATTATTCAGATATTGCATAAGTAAAATTGAAACATGGGATAATCTAGAAAAGTTGAATCTAAGGAATGAGATTTTGAACTGGAGACTTTATTTAAGAAGAAATAGAACTTTTATGCAATCTGTTTCTGATCTCTGTTCTATGTCCAGAGATGAAATAAGCCGGACTATAACAGAGGGTTTAAAAAAGAATTCTCAGATTGAGGGTTGGAATCGGGAGCGTTTGCAATTAGTTCATTCCAATATCTATAAAAGTAAGGATTTTTTTGATTGGGCAGATCAGAATAAGCTTTCAACGATCAGATGGAGATATGAATTATATTATTTTGTCCGTCCGAATGCCTGGTATGATAAAGTGCTGATCGACGGTTACAGAAATATTGTAATACATGAATTCTGTATAATGGCTGGTCTGGATAATTCATATCACCGCTGTAATCAGTCAGATTTTTTCTGGGGAGAGCAAATTGATTTTCCCCTAGAGAATGAAGACGTAGTTGTTTCTTTTACAGGAGAAAATGTTGTAGAGATCCAAACTAGAACGGCGGACGACTGGACTACTGTTTATTCAGATATGATAGAGGTTAATAATCATGAGGATGCCAAAGATTTTGCAAAAAACATATGGACAAAATGTGATTCCTACCTATAAATTCATAATGGTTATTGTTAAAAATTTGAATGGAGATTTCATCGATTCAGAGAGACAGACTGCCCCACAAAATGTGGACACCTTTATAAGTTAGATTAAACTATTTGAAGTAGTTTCAAATGAGTAGGAAAAAGACCTAAGCGTACACAGTGGATTTTCGTAAAGAAGTAATGAAGGTTGACATTTAATGAAGCAAAAAGAAACCGATCTCCACCTCCGCAAAGGCTCCCAATTACACTCTGCAACATTTTCATTACATCTCAGGTCGCCCTTGCTCCGGCTCCGAATTCAGCACATTTGGTAAATCCCATTCTAAGTGTCTATAAAAAACCCAGCGCCCTCCAACTCCAGATGCCTGCACGCTGCGCTTAGCAGTCACCAGGAGCTTCCGGGGACTTGATCATAAACTGTTAGTAGGAAACGAAACTGATTGATTGTAGCCCCTTCAGCAGCTATCTGATGAAAATGAAAAGTAATTATCACAAACGTGCTGAATAGATTTTCTTAATATCCAAACAGTGAACTTCAATCGAAGCTGATCCTTCCACCCAGATCCGTCCGATGCAGGCTGACGCCAGCATCGGACGGACCAGGCTTCCAGGAGTCGACACCCTGATGAAGTAATTATTCTTAAAGTTTCAAATTGGCAAAGGGGCAGGGGAAGACGAGAATGAAATAGATTTGCCCCGGCTCCACAGAGGCTTGAAACAGAGAGGACCCTTTGCTTTCAACCGTTACGGACGCCCCTGTTCCGCGGTATTTTTCCCGCTAAGAAGTACTGGATAAAGCAGCGATGATTTTCATGAGAATCCCTCCGCACCCGCTCCTACAAAGTGAGATGAATAGGGGGTTCCAAGAGCCGGAGCTCCGGGGTCTTCCCCTATGGTGCTGCTCCACAGTCCGCCTGCAGTCGTGGCATACGCCACTCCTGTTCCGGCTGTCTGTTCCCGCATCACCATCGTTTTTTCCGCAAACATCCGCAAATCGCCGTTCCGGCTTTCCTTTGCGGGCCTGGTTGCACCAATATTCAGCAGGGCCCTAAATGCAAACATCCCTGTTTGCCCGGTTCTCCCTCGGGGCATCAGGGTGTGTTAGTCCTGTTCACAAGGCCGGAGGGTATTGGCCCCAGGTTTATTTTCCTGGCAAAGAGAGTAGGGCAAGGAATAGAAGCCTCATTCGCAAGGCCTACTTTCAGGCGGGCTCCACCGGACAGGCAGCGCTGCAAGGTCGGGTCTATTAATGATGCCCCCCTCCCGTCCCCCCTTGGGGGAAGCGTCCGGTTCCGCCCGCCTGAAAGAACTTCCTGCAAAGAGATGAGTTTTCCCGCTGAGGCCGGCCTGCGGGTACTGCTGCGCAGACCCCTCCGGCCGGGAGACCTTGAATCAATATTTTTTGGCTTTTAGAATTTCCCCGGGTGGGGGTGTTTTTTTACCCTGTACTGATATCATCCCGGCAATTAATGAAACAAAAAGTGAATGATTAGGAAAAAACTGAGAAGTATAAGGCTCCTATATAAATATTCTTTATCCTTGTTCTCTTTCTTACTTTCTATTCTTAAGTTCATATACTACAGAAAGAATTTAGAGGGATTATAAAAGATTAATAGAGATTATAAGAGAAAGGCCTGACAAAGGCTTATGTATCACTAAGTACTGTAGAGTCTGCTGCTCAAACCCCAGAAAGGGGGATGGAGGGAAAGATTCTCCTGTTATAGAAGAAGGAAAACTAACAGAGTTCTACGAGAAATCCTTCATTTTAAGGAGAAGCTACACTGGGACTACATTGAGAAAAACAGTGGTTTTGATTGACTATATACGGGAGTACTGGTAATCAGATTATTACATTCTTTTTACATAGATATTTACATGATTCAAAGTGGATCAGTAACTCTGCTTCTCTTCAAGCTTGATTCCGATCCAGAAGATTCCAACGGACATGCGGATCTTATCCATTCCGAGCTCAGAGAGCATCATGCTGAAGTTCCGGTTACTCTTGGCCCGTTCGTTATTCTTCTCACACCAGGTTTTGTAGGCCCCATATAAAATACTGGACTGGGTCATGCTCTCCGCTACCATCTCGCATTTTTCAGAGAGGAACATTTGGATATCGCTCATCTGGCTTCTGTATTCGTCTGTGGCTTCGTTTACGGCCTCAGAACTCCCTAAGCCCTCCTTCTGCCAGCGGAGACAGCCCTCGACCATCCAGGCAAGAATCCCGGGGAGTTCCTGTTCCAGTTTAGCGGGGAGTTTCCTGTCCTGTTTGTCCTCGGGGATGGTCACAAGGAAGGGGATCAATTTGATTCTTCGCCAGATGGCATGATCTGTCCCTCCGATACGGGGTTTATGATTTGTAGCCATTACAATCTTGAAGGTGGGGAGGAACTGAAAGTATTCACCATAGAGGAAACGGGCGCTGATCATATCATTCCCCGTGAGTCTCTTGATGACCGACTCTGCTAATCTACCATGCTCATCACTCTCCATGGCCGTCACAAAGCGGGAGCCCTTAAGACGGGCAATATCGTTGGTGGCCTGTTCCCCTTTTTTCTGCATAAAGGTCTCCGTGGGAGTCGTTGTGGCATAGTCCCCCAGGATGCGATTCACCACATTGATAAAGGTGCTCTTGCCGTTGGCTCCCGTACCGTAGAGTATAAACATGGCCTGGCAGGCCATATCCCCGGTCAGGGAGCAGCCCAGGAATTTCTGAACAAAGCGGATCAGTTCCCGATTCCCGTCAAATATATCCTTAAGAAACTTCTTCCACACAGGACAGTCTGCATCGGGGAGATAATCCACGGGAGCCAGCTTTGTGATCAGGTCATCACGTTTATGAGGTCGCAGCCGCCCGGAGCTGAGATCGATGATTCCATTATTACAGTTCAGGAGATAAATATCCTGATCAAGAGCATCCGGAGAGATCCTGGCACGAGAGTCGGACTTGACAATATAGAGCATGGATTCGATCTTCCTGGCCGTAGAACTGCGCCTGGCATGAGCAAGCATGGCCATGGACTCCTCGCCGTCTTTACACCTGATGACTTTAAGGATCATAGATTCGACACTCATCCGGCCCATCTCAATGATGGTTCCCAGTTCATCTACGGCCCAGCGCTTTTCATCCCAGATCAGCCATTTCTTCCAGGGGGCACAGTATTTGATATCACCACCCCAATCTTCCAGCATCATTCGGGCATTGAAGAAATCAGAGAAGTCCTGTCCCCGGGCATCAGTATTCAAGGAAAGAACAAGGATGGCTTCCCTCTCATGATGCTTTTCTTCACCCATGCTGGTTGATTCTGAAATCTTCCACCTCGATATTTCCTCCATATAGGCGGCCCAGCGTATGGTGAAAAACCTCTCAGAGCGCAGCTCCTGTTCTGTGAGATCTCGGGACAAGCGGCTGCAACAGTTGTACATCAATGCCAGAAGGCCATAGCGTTTGCAGAGCTGTCTTTCCTGGAGTAAAGCCATCACGGCCCGTTGGTCTTCCCCTAATTCTTCCCTACAGAAGGCAATTGTCTTATTCACCTCATTGCGTTCATCCTCTTCAAAGCTCTGGATTCTGTCGGTCATCATCTTTAGATTCGTTTTTCTAGCCATAAATTCTCCTTTTTCGAACTATGCTCAGATTGAGCCCCTGTTTTAGCCCAGGTCGAGGAAGAAGGATATGTAGTGATGAAGGGCTAATTGTTTTAATTTTGCTATGGATAATTGATTTTGGGGGGTAGGGTTTACCCTACCTTTTATAGTTGTTGTGATGAGTTGTGTTAAAACGTAAGATTAAAATTCAATATGATTTTACTCTACCTGGGCATATACTAAGTATTATTAATAAAATGATTGAATAATCTGGGAACGGGAGTATAACTTTTTGTTGGTTATGGGATTAGAGGGTAATCAGTATAACTGTAGGGATGTTGGAATTATGCTGCGCAAGTTGTATTGTTACTTGCAGATACGGAAATTATGCTATTCAGGATATAAGAATTTCTACGGACAAGAATTTTTCAAAAAAGAGAAAACAAGACATAAATAAAAAAAGATTATATTAAAAACCGCGCCTAAAAAGCCCGTCGACCATGCTGGGTTAAGATGAGTGATTACGGATAAATAATCTTATATTCTCAGATAGTGTGCTTGCAAAAACTCTCACCCAGATATAAATTAAACCTTGTTTGACCGAGTTTGTCCCTGTTACATCTTTTGTTGACCAGACTAACACAATTGAGTGGAGTATCTAATGGAAGACCGCTGGCTATCTGTTGATGAAATTGCTGAATACCTTGGAGTGAAACGTGACACGATTTATAAATGGATAGCGGAACGCGAGATGCCAGCTCATAGGGTTGGCCGGTTTTGGAAATTTCAGAAGTATGAAGTTGATAAATGGGTGAAAACAGGAGAGTCTGCTGAAAGTGGGGAATAAAAAATATACTATGGCATTCACCACAGGCGGTCTCTTTCTACGGGAATCCGTCCTTGCCGCTGAACTCTTTATATCATCAAGAGATTGGGATACTGTAAAGAAGGATATTCATGAGAACAATCTCTTTCAATCTCGTACAGCGGCAGCTCTTCACAGAATAACAAGGGAAGTTTTGAAGCGCCTGAGACTTCTGTCTGATTTAGAAACTGAATTTCTCTTAAATGCCGCACGCCCCGACCAGCAAGCTCTCCTATGGATTGCCGTATGTCGTCGATATAGTTTTGTTGCAGAGTTCGCTACTGAAGTCATCCGGGAGAAATATCTTTCCCTAAATTATGACCTGTCTTATGAAGACTTTGACTGGTTTTTTAATAAAAAAGCTGATTGGTATCCAGACCTTGAAGAGCTTACTCTGTCTACCAGAAAGAAGTTACGACAGGTCTTATTCCGGATTTTGGGTGAAGCAGATCTTCTAACTGGTGATAATAAAATCACACCACTCCTATTCAGTTCCCGATTTATTAAAATGATCCAGGAAGGTGATTCTCAGGAATTAACATTTTTTCCCATATTTGAAAAAGATTTACGAGGAATGCGATGACCCAAGATAAAAGTAAACTTCCAATGCAGGAACGTCTGCAATACCTATTTTCCGTCATTTCCAGCGAAAGATTTCTTAAGAAACAGGGGCTGGGGAATGAAGTTCCTTTCTTCATCTGTCCATACGATCCCAGGGATGGAGTTGCTTTGGAAAAAATACAGAAGCAGCTGGTGAACCAATTGGAGAAATCTGGAGTGCAGGTTCTTACCATCAATCTTTATGATCTTTCAATTGAAATAGTAAAGAAACGTGAGATCTGGGATAGAGTCCTAACAATGGAGACGACTGTTTCTAAAGATAAGCTAAAGGAATTACTTCAAGGTGTTCTTGATCCAGAAAACCATCTTATTCCCGCGATATCAGAGAAAATGGATGAGCAAGTTTTTGATGTCATGTTCATCTCCGGAGTTGGAGAAGTATTTCCTTATATTCGATCTCATAATGTATTGAATAATCTCCAAAGTGCGGCAAAAGAGAAACCAACCATAATGTTTTTCCCGGGAGTCTATGTCCACTCCCTGGAATCAGGTGCTTCTCTGGATCTCTTTGGGAAACTAAAAGACGATAAATACTACCGGGCTTTTAACATTTACCATTACGAAGTATAGAAAAGGAAGGATAACATATGTCAATGAAAAATCTGTTTCAAAAACCTGTAGACCGCCCTATTGAAGGTGTTATCAAAGCTGATGATGAAGCAACTCTTCGACAGGAACTGGAAGAGTATGTTCTAACTCGTGAAGTAGAAAAACGATTGGGTATCTTTCTGGATGCCTATAATAACTATGAAGGAGCAAACGGAGTCTGGGTTTCGGGCTTCTTCGGTTCCGGTAAATCCCATCTTTTAAAAATGCTGGCCCTTGTTCTTGAAAACCGGGAAGTTGATGGTAAGTCTGCTATGGATTATTTTCTACCCAAATGCGGTGATAATGAAATACTCAGAGGCGACTTGAAAAAAACCATCTCAATCCCCTCACGAAGCATCCTTTTTAATATCGATCAGAAAGCTGATGTGATTAGCAAAAAACAGATAGATGCTCTTCTTTCCGTATTTGTCAAAGTCTTTGATGAGATGTGCGGATACTACGGCAAGCAGGGGCATATTGCCCAATTTGAACGTGATCTGGACAGCAGAAAAAAATATGAGGACTTTAAATCAGCCTATAACAGTATATCTGGGCTACCCTGGGAGAGAGGACGAGAACAGGCATTACTGGAAGGCCCAAATATTTCGAAAGCCTATGCAGAAGTAACTGGAAGCGACTCTTCTGCTGCTGATGGTATTCTGGATAAATACCGCAGTGAGTACAAAGTATCCATTGAGGATTTTGCTGAAGCTGTTCAAGCCTATATAGAAAGACAGGTTTCCGGTTTCAGGCTAAACTTTTTAGTTGATGAAGTGGGTCAATATATCGCTGATAACATCAAGTTGATGACCAACCTTCAGACCATTGCCGAAAGTCTGGCAACCAAATGCCGGGGAAGAGCCTGGGTGATCGTCACAGCCCAGGAAGACATGGACAGCGTATTGGGAGAAATGGGAAAACAGCAGAGCAATGACTTCACCAAGATTCAGGCCCGGTTTAATAACCGTATGAAACTGACAAGCTCCGATGTTGCAGAGGTTATACAGAAACGTCTTCTTTTAAAAAATGATGAAGGTGTGGAACTTCTCTCCGAGGTATACCACAAGCAGGTAAATAATTTCAAAACACTCTTTACTTTTGTTGACGGCTCAAAAGATTACAAACTCTATAATGGCCGGGAACATTTTATACACAGTTATCCTTTCATCCCCTATCAGTTCACTTTGTTTCAGACTTCCATTCAGAACCTGTCACTTCACAGTGCCTTTGAGGGAAAACACAGTTCTGTTGGGGAACGATCCATGCTCGGTGTATTTCAGCAGGTCGCCATCCAGATTGGAGATTCAAAAGTCGGACAGCTGGCCACTTTTGATCTGATGTTTGAAGGAATACGTACAGCCCTTAAATCGCAGATACAAAGTGCTATCAGTCAGGTCGCGGAAAAGCAGCTGGATAATAAGTTTGCCGTCCGTCTCCTGAAAGCCCTCTTTCTTGTAAAATATGTAAAAGAGTTTAAAACCACAGTTAGAAACATCTGTGTGCTTATGCGTGAGAGTTTTGAACAGGATACCTCTTCCCTGCAGAAACAAGTAGAAGAAGCCCTCAATCTGCTGGAACAGCAAACCTACATTCAACGCAATGGTGATTGCTTCGAATACCTCTCCGATGAAGAGAAGAATGTAGAACAAGAGATTAAGAATACAGATGTAGAAGCAGATAAAGTTGCGGAGGAGTTGGAAAAGCTCCTGTTTGATGGAGTTCTAAAAACCCGGAAAATCCGCTATGACGACAATGGTCATGATTACAGCTTTACCCGCAAACTCGACGACAAGTTATTCGGTCGAGAATCGGAACTTTCCATACATATCGTTTCGCCTTTTCATGAAAAAGCAGGTGATGAAGAAACCCTAACTCGCAATAGCTGGGGACGAAGCGAACTGTTGGTCCTACTTCCTGCCGATGACCGTTTGATTCGTGACCTGCTCATGTACAAACGCACAGAGAAGTATATAAAACAGAATATATCTGTATCACAACAGGAAGCGGTTCAGCGGATATTAAGCGACAAAGGATACCAGAACAGGGAAAGGCTCGGAGAAATCCAGGAACGTGTGAAATATCTTATGGGTAAAGCCAAACTCTTTGTTGCCGGGACAGAGATAGAAACCTCTTCGGAAGAGGGGCAGACCCGCGTTACAAAAGGATTCCAGGTACTGGTTTCCCGTGTTTATCCGAATCTTAGGATGCTCCGGGGAGCGAATTATTCAGAAGAACAGGTTCATACGATTCTCAACGATCGCCAGAATACTCTCGACGGATTGGATGTGACATCCCTTTCCGAAGCTGAACAGGAACTGTATGCCTTTATTCAGGGGAATCAGAATGGTGGGGTCCGGACAACTTTGAAGAGCCTGATCGAAAAATTTGAAAAGAAACCCTATGGATGGTATTACGC is a genomic window of Oceanispirochaeta sp. M1 containing:
- a CDS encoding DUF262 domain-containing protein, translated to MSNCVTLKSISELLGESFYVPEYQRGYRWTESQISDLLDDIHSFAVKDKKSKKEFYCLQPIIVKSHLTEEDQTVYEIIDGQQRLTTIHILLSYLIKKHLHNEPLEEAYEKTLYTISYKTRPDSAAFLKDIDSDAEEDFIDYYYFKNCYKYIETWFDEPGRKRDAREAVIQTLVNSEENQKSFGVVKVIWYELNDNTTNPIETFIRVNLGKISLTNAELIKALFLQERNFGEGDLARLKQLEIANKWDRIENELQDENFWWFLNKSENKKPSHIEYLFDMICDEDDSIPERVIGNDEHRTFRYYAHRFGKDPDHSRIKALWKEIEERYDALKEWYTTPEWYHYIGFLIYCGKSVSSIMECLNDKTIQTKQDVTLKLIQKISEEFIRVKWTGKDKEPHLDLSFESGSDILRKFYLLFNLEYLNQQCLNGNLISYFPFKAFKIGKHKGGVSWDIEHISSLTENNLEKRNDQTEWLNTVLMDLICPDNEILDEIEDFKNDENSRKFNYLYTKIVNFSEENKIDEELKNSIGNLTLLDAGTNRGYGNALFTSKRRIIIEKDKDGELIPLCTKNVFLKYFDGNVQPKWISEDIKAYRKILENTMVKFIPVGESI
- a CDS encoding helix-turn-helix domain-containing protein codes for the protein MEDRWLSVDEIAEYLGVKRDTIYKWIAEREMPAHRVGRFWKFQKYEVDKWVKTGESAESGE
- a CDS encoding DUF1819 family protein → MGNKKYTMAFTTGGLFLRESVLAAELFISSRDWDTVKKDIHENNLFQSRTAAALHRITREVLKRLRLLSDLETEFLLNAARPDQQALLWIAVCRRYSFVAEFATEVIREKYLSLNYDLSYEDFDWFFNKKADWYPDLEELTLSTRKKLRQVLFRILGEADLLTGDNKITPLLFSSRFIKMIQEGDSQELTFFPIFEKDLRGMR
- a CDS encoding phage/plasmid primase, P4 family gives rise to the protein MARKTNLKMMTDRIQSFEEDERNEVNKTIAFCREELGEDQRAVMALLQERQLCKRYGLLALMYNCCSRLSRDLTEQELRSERFFTIRWAAYMEEISRWKISESTSMGEEKHHEREAILVLSLNTDARGQDFSDFFNARMMLEDWGGDIKYCAPWKKWLIWDEKRWAVDELGTIIEMGRMSVESMILKVIRCKDGEESMAMLAHARRSSTARKIESMLYIVKSDSRARISPDALDQDIYLLNCNNGIIDLSSGRLRPHKRDDLITKLAPVDYLPDADCPVWKKFLKDIFDGNRELIRFVQKFLGCSLTGDMACQAMFILYGTGANGKSTFINVVNRILGDYATTTPTETFMQKKGEQATNDIARLKGSRFVTAMESDEHGRLAESVIKRLTGNDMISARFLYGEYFQFLPTFKIVMATNHKPRIGGTDHAIWRRIKLIPFLVTIPEDKQDRKLPAKLEQELPGILAWMVEGCLRWQKEGLGSSEAVNEATDEYRSQMSDIQMFLSEKCEMVAESMTQSSILYGAYKTWCEKNNERAKSNRNFSMMLSELGMDKIRMSVGIFWIGIKLEEKQSY
- a CDS encoding DUF262 domain-containing protein, which codes for MSSTNKYSLLDLLDGTIAIESEGSLVFHDMNGIEIPIIQRDYAQGRDSARYIRKRFLNAIFEALENRTILELDFVYGSIKEVEDNSKILKTFIPLDGQQRLTTLYLLYWFIANKELSGDRLQQERSKLRKFSYSTRSTARSFCEKLSEIGYSGSVKTSITSSYWFHKTYENDPTVMGMIATLHDIQNRYISEQPLYENLPQLCFYIMPLEGFDLTDELYIKMNARGKSLTDFENFKADILSWMKSEKNPEKKDYERQVMMSGKLVPRFLAFASKMDNSWTDIFWEKAKSNSNEKDRIVDPYFFRFIKRFLLNDFIITSTESNASIEDSSEFRLLYSTGHEEKTKYLTFEDYKGFIVEKRIANLERIFDLLSKNQASIKEIILPPWDREDIWFLYDDLISQPQRLLFFAVTRYLENCTDFDKDKFSNWIRVVWNIIADPDIRSISSMITAMKTIDRISAGSNSIHAFFEEGKFDRYISDLTNIHKDQLQEEKLKIDLFRTDGWKDRILEAESHHLFQGNIGFLLQDINAPEAFAKKLEQAQILYSQNDANTDFLSNHELFRYCISKIETWDNLEKLNLRNEILNWRLYLRRNRTFMQSVSDLCSMSRDEISRTITEGLKKNSQIEGWNRERLQLVHSNIYKSKDFFDWADQNKLSTIRWRYELYYFVRPNAWYDKVLIDGYRNIVIHEFCIMAGLDNSYHRCNQSDFFWGEQIDFPLENEDVVVSFTGENVVEIQTRTADDWTTVYSDMIEVNNHEDAKDFAKNIWTKCDSYL
- the tmk gene encoding dTMP kinase, which codes for MGIWDKFVVLEGLDGSGTTTQLNRLETYCLENSISCYRTFEPSDGFIGRACRDVLEKRESADPLTLAQLFAADRREHQKIIRERLEAGHWVFCDRYLFSSLAYQSLSLDFDTILDLNKDFPKPGFCLYVECSVETSAARRGGRDSEDLYEKEALQRRVADNYEKSFESFYPDSEGLYRINGEASADEVFKSILKTLSI